A segment of the bacterium genome:
GGCGTGCTCGAAGTACGGGTAGCGCTCGTCCTGGATGTTGGCGATGCGGAACGCGAGCGGCTTCGCCGGGTCGTCGAAATGATCCGGCATGTGGCAGCTCTGGCAGCTGCGGAACGTGCCGGGCTCGGAGAAGGCGCTGTTCACCCACTCGAAGTACGTCGTCTGCTCGTGCGCGCGCGGCGCGTTCGCCATCTCGCCGGGCGTGTACGGACGGCCGACGTCGAGGATCGGCGTGTAGACCGTGTGGCAGGTACCGCAGAGCGCCGAGTCCTCGAGGTGCGCTCCGTGCACCGGCGTCGCGCCGACGGCCTGCTCCATCGCGTACGGGCGCGGGTCGTCGTAGGGCCCGTAGAGCTCGTCCGCGGGCCCGAGCGGGAAGCGGCCGGTGAACGTCGCCGGCGTGCCGAGACCGTCGGCGGCGATGTGGTGGCAGACGGTGCAGGTGACGCCGTCGCGGCCGAGCGCGGCGTAGCGCGCCTTCGGGCCCTCGGTGGCGTAGAGGTCGGCCAGCGACAGGCGCTCGCTGCCGCCGCTGTCGATCTCGAGCGCGCGCTTGCCGGCGGCGCCGTGGCAGGTGAGGCAGAAGTCGTCGATCGCGTCGCCCAGCTCGGGGCGCAGCGCGCGCTCCGACTCGAGCTGGGCGCGGAACACGGGATCGCGGCCGGCGAGCCCCATGAGCGACGCGCTCCACTCGCCGAGCGGCGAGAGGTTCAGGTTCTGCTCCTGCACGCGCAGCATCATGTTCGGGTAGAGGCCGTGCAGGAGCGAGTCGGCGTCGTGGCAGCCGCCGCACACGTCGCTGGTGACGAAGTGCTCGGGCGTACCCGGGCGCGGGACGACGTGGTCGAAGGTCGCCGAGGGCAGGGGCAGTGCGCTCGCGGGCGGCGCCATCTCGGCGTAGCGCGCGACGAAGACGGGGTCGGGCGCGGCGAGCGGCTGCGGCAGGTCGGCGGGCACGTACGGCGGTACGTGCGGGCCTGGTGCGCTCGGCACGTCGGGCGCGCCGGTGTCGATGTCGCCGTAGGTGACGATGGGGCCGGTCAGGTTGGCGAGGCTGGCGAACAGGAAATGCGGGTTGTTGGCGGCCGCGTGGCAGCCGATGCAGTAGGGAAGGAAGGTCTCGCCGCTGTCCCAGCTCGGGTCGTGCGCGTCGACGTAGGCCCAGAACCAGCCGTCGCGGGACGCGTCGCCGGCGCGCAGCATGATCGTCCAGCCGCCGAGCGCGGTCGGGTCGGTCGCGCCCGGACCCGCATACTGCTCCTTCACGACCAGCGTGCCGTCGGGGAAGACGTGCTCCGGCGGGCGGCCGTCGGCGAGCCAGGCCAGCACCGCGGGCGGATAGTGCACGCGCACGTCGCCGTGGACCGAGAAGTAGTTGCCGTCGACGATCGGCCCGGTGGCGCGGATGCGGAGGTCGGGGGCCCAGCCGGCCAGCTGCTCGTAGCAGCGGCCGACGAGGAACGGCCGGATCGACGCGATCGACGGGCCGAGCGGCGCCTCGCAGTCCCACGCTTGGGCGCCTGCGCCGCCCGCCATCCCGAGCACCAGCCCGAGCCCTCCGATCCACCGCCGTGTGTGTCGCATCCCCGGGACGCAGCATCGGCGCATCGGCGCGCGAACTTGAGTCGCTCGCCGCCGGTGCCGGCGCGGCGCGGGATTTGGTGGGCGCCCGACGGCGGTGCTAAGGGGAGGCCGCGCGTGTCGGTCGCCATCCCTCCCGCCCGTCGATGATCCGCATCGTGCTCCACGAGCCGGTCGTGACGGCGCACGCGGCGGTCTTCCGGTGGGAGGTCGAGCCCGAGTCGCCGCTGTACCGTGCGCAGGAGTTCCACCTGCGCTTCCCCCCGACGCTGCCGCTCGGCGCCGTGCCGGTCGCGCTCTGGCGCACGGTCGCGCTCCTCTGTCTCCACAGCCACTGGACGCTGCTGCGGCCGTGCCGCGTCGAGCTGCCGTGGGCGCTCGCGCACGGCGAGCGCGAGTTCTGGCTGCGCCTGTGCGACGCCGCCGTGGCCACGCTGGAGGCGTCGCGCGGCGGTCGCGACGTCGCGCGTGCGATCGAGCTGTGGGACGACGGCCCGCGCGCCGCCCCACAGCCGCCGCCGCCCGACGACGGGGGCAGCGTGACCGCGTTCAGCGGCGGCAAGGACAGCCTCCTCCAGCTCGGGCTGCTGGCCGAGCTGGGCCAGCGGCCGATCGCGGTGATGACGACGTCGCCCATGCCGCCGATGCACGACCACGTGACGCCGCGCCGGCGCGCGCTCACGGCCGAGGTGGTGCGCCGGCGGCAGCTCGAGCTGGTCGAGGTCCACTCCGACCTCCGCGCCGCCTGGCACAACGACTTCGCCCGCCTGCGCGGGCACACGATCGCGGTCAACGAGATCAGCGACACGTTCCTCTACCTGGCGTCGGCGCTCGTCGTGGCCTTCGTGCGCGGCGCGCCGCGCGTCTTCCTCGCCTCCGAGGCGGAGCTGCAGGAGACGGTCGTGCGCGACGGCTTCGTCGTGCAGCATCCGCACTTCATGTACTCGGCGGTGACGCAGTGCGCGCTCGACGCGCTCTTGTCGCGCCACGGGCTGCGCTACGGCTCGACGAACTACCCGCTGCGCAGCGGTCAGGTGCAGCGTCTGCTGTGGACGCGCTACCACGACCTGCGCGACCTCCAGTACTCGTGCTGGCGCGTCGGTCCGGACGACGCCGCGTGCAGCGCGTGCGCGCAGTGCCTGCGCGTCGCGCTCACGGCGCTGTCGGCGGGCGGCGATCCGGCCGTCATGGGCATCGACCTCCTGCGCCTGCTGCCGGCGCTGCGCGACTGGGCGCCGGCCGAGCCGAGCGGCGACGACCTGCCGGACGACCGGGTGAAGGCGTCGCTGCACGGACACGTCGTGCGCGAGCTGCGCGCGGTGTCGCCGCTGCTGGTCGCGCGTCGCCTCGCCGCCGGCGCGCCGGGGCGCCTGCTCGACCGGCGCGTGGTCGCGGCGCTGCGCAGCTATGCGGCGCTGCGCCGCCGCGTGCTGGCGCGCGGGGCGGCGCTGCCGGCGCCCGGCTATCGTCGCGCCTACCTGGCGCTCGTCGACGAGCGGCTGCGCGACGGGCTCGCGGCCATCTTCGACGGCGTCTTCGAATCCGCCGACGCGGCGGACGACGCCGCCGCGCTCGCCCGCACGCGGCACCTCGCCGCCTGGATCACGGCTCCCCTCATGGAGGCGACATGATCGCACCGCAGGACCTCACCCCCGACGAGCTGGAGACGATCCGCCATCTCGTCCCCGATCCCGAGCCGGTGCTCGGCGAGCCCGCCGGTAGCGCGGACGAGCCGGCGCCCGCCGCGCCGCTGCGGGTGTGCGAGACGCTGCTCGACGGCAACGAGCGCCGCTACGTCCTCGAGTGCTTCGACACCAACATGATCTCGTCGGCGGGGCCGTTCGTCCGCCGCTTCGAGGAGGCGTTCGCCGAGGCGGTGGGATGCCGCCACGGCGTCGCCTGCTCGAGCGGCACGGCGGCGCTGCACCTCGCGCTCGGCGCCGCCGGCGTCGGCCCCGGCGACGAGGTGCTGATGCCGGCGTTCACCATGATCGCCACCGCCAACGCCGCGGCGCTGCTCGGCGCCGTCCCGGTCCTCGTCGACGCCGAGCCCGACACCTGGAACCTCGACGCCACCCGGCTCGCCGCCAAGGTGACGCCGCGCACGCGCGCCATCGTGCCCGTCCACATCTACGGCCATCCGTGCGACATGGACGCCGTCCACGCCGTCGCCCGGCGCTATCGCCTCGTCGTCGTCGAGGACGCCGCCGAGGCGCACGGCGCGATGTATCGCCGCCGCCCGGCGGGCAGCCTCGGCGACGTCGCCGCGTTCTCGTTCTACGGCAACAAGGTGCTGACGACGGGCGAGGGCGGCATGCTGACGACCAACGACGCCGCGGTCGCCGCGCGTGCCCGCGAGCTGCGCGCGCTCTGCTTCTCCACCGAGCGTCACTTCTGGCACCGCTCCGTCGGCTTCAACTACCGCATGACGAACCTCCAGGCCGCCGTCGGCCTCGCGCAGACGGAGCGCCTCGCCGATCTCGTCGCCCGCCGCCGGTCGAACCGCGACCGCTACCTGGCGGCGCTGGCCGACGTGCCGGGGCTCGGGCTGCCCGTCGAGCGGCCCGAGGTGCGCAACGTCTTCTGGATGTTCGGGATCACGGTCGACGCCGCGCGCTTCGGCTGCACGCGCGACGAGCTGCGCCGGCGGCTCGCCGCGCGCGGCATCGAGACGCGGACCTTCTTCGTGCCGCTGCACGTGCAGCCCGCCTACTTCCGCGCCCATCGCGGCGAGTCGTATCCGGTGGCCGAGCGCCTCGGACGGACGGGGCTCTATCTGCCGTCGGGGCCGTCGCTCTCGGACGCCGACGTCGCCTACGTCGCGCGCGAGATCCGCCGCGCGCGCAGATGAGGCCGCTGCTCGTCTTCGTCGCCGGCAAGGATCCGCTCGAGGAGCCGGGCGGCGGCCACTCGGTCTACGTGCGGGCCTGCGCGCGCGCCGCCGTGCGCGCCGGCTACGCCCCGCAGATCCTGTGCGTGGGCGCGACGGCGCGCGTGCGCGAGACCGACTTCGGCACGATCCGCCGCCTGCGCTCGCCGTTCCGGCCGCTGCGTCAGCTGATGATCCCCGGTCACGCGCCGATCCTCGCCCGCGGCCTGGTCACGCTGGCGGCGGCACGGCCGGGGCCGGTGCTGGCGCACGGCTTCGGCGTGTGGGGCGCGGCGGCGGTCGACGGCTGCGCGCGCCTGCGCCGGCGGGGGCGCACGGCGGTGGCGGTGATCGGCTCGTATACGACCTACCGCGTCGAGTCGGACTCGCTGGTGCGCGGCCTGCGCGACGCGCCCGTCCGCGTCGCGCTGGGCTATCGCGCCCAGGCGGCCTGGGCGCGGGCGGTGGTGCATCGCTACGAGCGCGCGGCGTACCGCGGCGCGGCCCGCGTGTTCGTGAACTACGAGTCGGTGCGCCGTCTCGTCCTCGCCGAGCACGGCCCCACGGTACGCGTCGAGCGCGTCGCGTACGGGCCGGAGTCGGCCTTCCTGCCGCCGCCGGAGCCCGGCGCCGTGCCGGCCGAGATCGCGGTCCTGCGTCCCGCCGGCGCGCCGCTCGTCGTCAGCGTCGCGCGCAGCCACTCGCGCAAGGGCGTCGACGTGCTCGTCGATGCGCTCGCCCTCGCCCGCGACCGCGGCACGCCGCTGCGCGCATGTCTCATCGGCGAGGGCCCGCTGCTCGCGGACAACCGCCGGCGGGCGCGCGCCCTCGGCCTCGACGGCGCGGTGGTGCTGGCCGGACGGGTGGCGGAGGTCGAGCCCTACCTGCGGCGGGCCGACGTCTTCGCGCTCGCGTCGCGCGAGGAGCAGAGCGGGGCGCTGGCGCTGCTCGAGGCGCTGAGGGCGGGCCTGCCGATCGCAGCGTCGGCGGTCGACGGCATTCCGGAGGACGTGCGCGACGGCGAGAGCGCGCTGCTCGTGCCGCCCGGCGACGCCCCGGCGCTGGCGTCGGCGCTGGTCCGGCTCGCCGCCGATGCGGCCCTGCGCCGCCGTCTCGCCGCCGGCGCCGCGGCGGTGTATGCGACGCGCTTCGCCGCCGAGCCCTTCGCCGCCTCGCTCGGCGCGGCGTACGCGGCGCTCGGCTTCCCGCCTTCCTAACGTCCCGAGTCCGAAGCTCGTCACCGAAGCTCGGGCCGTCTCACGCCGCCCGGCTGCATTGCGCCTCCTCACCATGGCGACGGCCATGCCTCGTCGTCGCGCCGCGCCGGGCGGTGCGATCCCATCCGAGCTTCGGCAACGAGCTTCGGACGCGGGACACTAGCGTCGCGCGCGCCAGTGCTCCCAGACGGTCACCAGCGCCGGCAGCAGGAGCAGGTTCGCGAGCAGCGACAGGGTCATGGCGGCGGCGCCGAGCAGGCCGAGCGTCGCCACCGGGACGAAGCTGGCGGCGAGCAGCACGGCGAAGCCGGCCGCCAGCACGACGTCCGAGACGATCATCGGCGCGCCGACGGCGTCGAGCGTGGCCTCGCGCGTGGCGGGACCGAGCGTGCCGCGCAGGCGCCGGTAGCGGTCGAGGTACTGGACGGTGTCGTCGACGGCGTTGCCGAGCGCGGCGGCGCCGGTCGTGACCGTGGCGGCGTTGAGCGGGATCCCGAGCCAGCCGAGGAGGCCGTAGATCAGGACGATCGGCAGCAGGTTCGGCAGGAGGGCGAGGAGCCCGAGCCAGGGCGAGCGCAGTGCGACGGCGAGCAGCACGGTCATCGCGAGCGACGCGAGCAGCAGCTCGCGCACCAGCCCGGCCGTGAACTCGTAGGCGGTGGCGACGCGCAGCAGCCCGGTGCCGGTGAGCCGTGCCTCGAGCGGCGCCGGCACCAGCCGGCGCAGATGCTCCTCGACGCGGGCCACGAAGGCCTCGACCTCCATCGTGCCGGCGTGGGCCATGCGCAGGAGGACGTGGTGGCGGCCGCTCTCCTGGTGCACCCACGGCGCCAGCGTCGCCGGGTCGCCGAAGTCGTACAGCAGCGCGTACTGCGCGATCAGATCGGCGCGGCCCGGCAGCGGCGCGCCGGGGCCTTCGAACGCCGTCGCGGTGAGCCGCAGGAGATCGGCTGCGCTGGTGACCGTCTGCACGCGCGGGTCGGCGCGCAGGGCCTCGACGACCGCGTCCTCGGCCCGCAGCAGCGCGGGATCCCACGGGCCCTCCGGGCTGCGGAAGACCAGGCTGAACGGCAGGACGCCGCCGAGCTGGCCGTCGATGAGATGCGTCGAGCGGGCGACGGGCGACTCGTCCGGGAACCAGTCCCAGGGGCTCTGGTCGACGTACACCCAGCGCAGGCCGACGGCGCCGAGCCCGACGACGAGCGCAGTGGTCGCGAGGACGGCTGCGGCGTGGCGGTCGGTCAGGCGATGGACGGCCGCGAGGAGCGGCCGCATGCTGGCGTGCGAGCGTTCTCCGGGCGCGCGCCGCGCGACCAGCGTCAGCACGGCGGGCACGACGGTGAGCGAGAGGGCCGCGGCGATGCCGCTCGCGGTCACGGCGAGGAGGCCGAGGTCGCGGAGCACGTCGATGTGGCTCCCGCACATCGGCAGGAAGCCGAGCGCGGTGGCCGCGCCGCACCACATCACCGTCGTCCCCACCTCGCGCAGGGCCGCTTCGACGCCGGCGCTGCCGCGCATGCCGAGGTCCTGCTGGCGCCCGAACTCCGAGAGGACGCGCACGCAGTAGCTCGTGCCGACCGCGAGCACGAGCGGCACGAGCGTCGAGGTGACGACCGAGATCGACACCCCGGCCGCGCCGGCGATGCCGAGCGTCCACGCCAGCGAGAGCACGACGGTGACGAGCGGCAGCACCACGGCGGCGACGCCGCGATAGGTGAGGCCGAGGAACGCCGCCATGGTGAGGAAGGCGAGCGAGCCGAGCACGCGGAGGTCGCGCCGCGTGAGGGCGTCGATCTCGACCTGGCCGTACGGCGCGCCGCCGAGGAGCACCTCGCTGCCGGGCGCAAGGTCGGGCGTCAGATCGGCGATCAGCTGCTCGACGGCGGCGACGAGGCGGCCCTTGAAGCGCGGGTCTTCCGGTCGCGGCCGCACGAACGCCAGGACCGCGGCGACACGGCGGTCGGGCGTGAGCAGTGTCTGCGCGACGATGGGGTGCGCGAGCACCGCCGGCAGCGGCGCGCCGTCGCTGGGCGTGCCGTCGCTCGCGAACAGCCGCTCGACGACGACGTCGTCGCCCGACGGCCACGGCCAGCGCAGCGTCGCGAGGCTGGCCACGCGCTCGACGCCGGGGGCCTTCGCGAGCGCGGTGTCGAGCCGCAGGAGGTCGCGGACGGCGGCCGGCGTCGTCACGTCGGGTGCGCGCAGCAGGACGAAGAGGATCTCGTCGCCGCCGAACGCGGCGCGCACGTCGAGCAGGAAGTCGGCGTCGGGCGAGTCCTGCACGAGCAGGCGCTCGCTCGAGTTGTCGAAGCCGAGGCGTCGCAGGCCGATCCCGGCCACCCCGGTGAGCAGCGCCGCGACGAGCAGCACGAGCCACGGGTGGGACACGATCGCCCGGGCGCTCCGGTCCACGCGCCTCCGTCAGGACCGCCGTCGGCGCCGCGGCGGGGGGATGGACGGCGCGCGCGCCGCCGGCGTCGCCTCCGAGCGATCGGTCTCAGTCGCCACCGCGAGGCGGCTTACGGCGCGTACGCCGACGCTGTCAAGGAACGGCGAGGGCGAACGCCGCGGGCGGTCGCGCGCCCCGATCGGGTGTAACGCTTGCAACGGGGTTGAAACCGGCGGGTTGCGGAGTGCGCGGCGGCGGCGCCGGCAGACGCGACATTTCTCCGTGGCATCCGGGTTGCTCCGTCGTCGTCCCAGGATTCCCCACAGGAGGTGACGAATGGGCATTCGAACTGCGGACACCGGGCGCGGGCGGCTGATGGCGGCCCTCGCCTTCGGCGCGGCGCTGCCGGCGCTCGCGGCCGCACAGACCACGACCACCACGTCGACGACGCTCGCCACGAGCACGACGTCGACGAGCTCCACGTCCACGACCAGCACGACGCTGCCGGGTGCATGCGCCCCCGAGGTGTCGTTCGATTCGCTCGAATGCCGCGTCGACGCGCTCCGCGTGCGGCTGGCCGGGGCCGACGATCTCGGCCGCACCAAGCCGACGCTGAGGAAGCAGGCCGATAAGCTGGAGCGCCTGCTCGGTGAAGCCGAGGCGGCGAGCACGGCCGGCAACGCGCGCCAGGCGCGTACGAAGCTCAAGAAGGCGGGCCGCGTGCTCGTGTCGATGGGCTTCCGCGTCCGCTCGAACAGCGGCCGCAAGAACATCTCCGACGCCACGCGCTCGGAGCTGACGGCCACCGTCGCGACGTTCAAGAACGATCTCAAGACGCTGCGCGGGACGCTGTGAGAAGCACCGCGGGGCGGCCGGCCCTCCGCCGGCCGCCCCGCCGCGAAGCGCCGGCGTCAGTAGGCGCCGGCGAGCGACGGATGCGGCGTCAGCGCCGCCCGGCGTGCCGGCGGAACGAAGCCGCGATCGAGCGCCCAGGCCACCGTGCGCCGGACCACGTCGCGGACGGGACGGTAGGTGAAGCCGAGCTCCTGCTGCGCCTTCGCGGAGCTCACGAAGCCGAAGGTGCCGGCGAACTCGTCGACCTGGGCACGATCGAGCAGCGGCCGGGTGCCGCTGGCCCGGCCCCACAGCTCCATGCCGGTGGCGAGCACCCGCAGCAGCGGCGCAGGCATGCGCAGGCGCGGCGCCGGTACGCCCGAGAGCTCGGCCGCGAGGTCGAGGAGCTGCTTCACCGTGACGTTGTCGCCCGAGAGGATGTAGCGCTCGCGATCACGTCCGCGCTCCATGCCGAGGAGCGCGCCGCGCGCGACGTCCTCGACGTCGACCGTCCCGAAGCCGCTTTCGAACCACACCGGCAGGCCCTGGTTCAGGAAGTCGACCACCTGGCGCGTCGACTCGCTCGGCTTCCAGAAGCGCGGGCCGAGGATGAAGCCCGGATTCACCGCCGTGACGGGCATGCCCGTGCGCTCCGCGATTTCGAACGCCTCGCGCTCGGCGGCGATCTTGCCGCGGAAGTAGGGCGTGTGCGGCGTCGTGTTGTGGTCGAGCTCGGTGCGCACGCGGTCGGGCGTCGCTTCGAAGCCGATGGTGCCGCTGGTGCTGACGTACAGCACCTTCTCGACCCCGGCGCGGGCCGCCGCCAGGAGCACGTGGCGGGTGCCGTCGACGCTGGCGCGCACGATGTCGCGCTCGGGGTCGGGCGACCACATGAGGAAGCCGGCGGCGGTGTGGTAGACGCGCCCGGCGCCGTCCATCGCGCGGGCGACCGCGTCGGGGTCGCGGATGTCGCCGCGCACGATCTCGACCTCGAGGTCCGCAACCGGGGCCGGGTCGGCGGTGTCGCGCATCATCGCGCGCACCGGCTCGCCGCGCGCGCGGAGCAGGCGGCAGACGTTGTTGCCGACGTGGCCGTTGGCACCGGTGACGAGGGTGGGCTTCATGGCGGCCTTCGGCTCAGCGATCGAGGATCGACATCATGACCGGGTTGTAGCGCTCGCCCGACACGGCGCCGACCGGCAGTTGGGCCTCGACGAAGGCGCGGTCGTCGTCGCTCAGCGTCAGCGCGGCGGCCGCGAGGTTCTCGCGCAGGTAGGAACGGCGCTTGGTGCCGGGGATCGGCACGACGTCGGCGCCCTGGTCCAGGACCCAGGCGATCGCGAGCTGCGACGGCGTACAGCTCTTGCGCGCCGCCAGCTCCTGCAGCGCGGCGACGAGGCGCAGGTTGGCGTCGAAGTTGTCGCCCTGGAAGCGCGGATGGCCCTGGCGGCTGTCGCCGGGCGCGTAGGCCTCGGCGCGCTGCGCCTGCCCGGTGAGGAAGCCGCGGCCGAGCGGGCTGTAGGCGACGAAGCCGACGCCGAGCTCCCGGCAGGTCGGCAGGACCTCGGCCTCGACGTCGCGCTGCCACAGCGAGTACTCGGTCTGCAGCGCGCTGATCGGATGGACGGCGTGCGCGCGGCGCAGCGTGCGCGGGCTGGCCTCGGAGAGGCCGAGGAAGCGCACCTTGCCCGCGCGCACCAGCTCGGCCATGGCGCCGACGGTCTCCTCGATCGGCACCGCGGGATCGACACGGTGCTGGTAGAGGAGGTCTACGTGGTCGGTGCCGAGCCGCCGGAGCGACGCCTCGCAGGCCTCGCGGCCGCGCGCGGGGCTGCTGTCGAGCCCGGTGACGTTGCCCTCGGCCGACAGCGCGAAGCCGAACTTCGTCGCCAGCACCACACGGTCGCGCCGGCCCGCGAGCGCGCGGCCGAGCAGCTCCTCGTTCTTCCACGGGCCGTACACCTCGGCCGTGTCGAGGAAGGTGCAGCCGCGCTCGATCGCCTCGTGCAGGGTGGCGGTCGACTCGGCGTCGTCGGGAACGCCGTAGGCCCAGCTCATGCCCATGCAGCCGAGCCCGATGGCGGAGACGATGAGACCCTCGGTTCCCAGACGACGCTCTTCCATGCTCGTCGCCTATGCCGATGTCGCCGCCGAGGCCAGGGGGTCACCGCGGTGGACAAGCGGCGGGCGCCCGCATAGACGAGCCCGGATGACCCGCACCAAGAAGCCGAAACGCCCGCGCAAGTCCGCCCGCTACCGTGCCGCCAAGAAGGTGAAGGCGCGCAAGAAGCAGGCCCGCAAGTCCGGGCATGCCCGCGTGAAGGGCGGCCGCTGATCTCAGGCGTCGGGCTCGAAGCGGGCCACGGTCTCGACGTGCTCGGTCCACGGGAAGAGCGCGAAGGGCCTCAGGGCCCGTAGCCGCATCCGGCCCCGCGTGCGCAGCGCCGCGGTCTCGCGCACGAAGGCATCGAGCCCGCAGCTGACGACGAGCAGCCGCGCCGGGCGCGCGGCGCAGAGCGCGTCCAGGGTCACCGCGTCGAGTCCCTTGCGGGGCGGATCGACGATCACGGTGTCGGCCTCCGAGATGCTGGCGGTGTGCTCGGCGGCGGGGCCGGGCAGCAGCGTCGCTCGGAGCGGGTCGCCCGCCGCCGCGAGGCCGAGGCGCAGCCCGTCGAGCGAGCCGGACGCGACCTCGTTGAACGCGATGGCGGCGACGCGCGGCACGAGCCCGAGGCCGATCGCACCGCAGCCGGCGTAGAGCTCGAGCACGCGCGCGCCGTCGGGCACCCAGGCGTGTACCTGCGCGACGACGTGGTCGGCGAGCGGCAGGTTCGTCTGTCCGAACGCGCCCGGCGGGAAGAACACGCGCGCGCCGCCGATGGTCTCCACGATCGCCTCGGGTCCCTGCCAGCGGTGCCAGTGCGGGCCGAGGATGGTGTTCGTGCGCGCGGGGTTGCCGTTCCACCACAGGCTGTGGAGGCGGTCGCCCAGGCGGGCGGCGAGCGCGTCCGCGAGCGGCGCGAGCGACGCCGGGGTGATGTCGTTGCCGACGAGCACGACCTGCGCCGTCGTGGTCGGGCGCGCGACGACGACCTGCACGTAGCGCAGGAGCCCGCGGTGGGGCGCGTCCGCGTAGGGCGCGGTGGCGGTGGCGCGGACGGCGTCGCGCACGGCGGCGGCGACGGCGTTCACGAGCGGGTGGTGCACGAGGCAGCGCGGCACGTCGACGATGCGGTGGCTGCCCTCCTGGAACAGGCCCACCTTCGGCGAGCTCGCGCGCCCGCGCACCGCCAGCCGTGCGCGATGGCGATGGCCGCGCGGATCGCCGTCGACCACGACCGGCGCCGGCAGGCCCGCGTCGGCGGCGAGCGCACGCAGCGTCGCCACGGCGCTCGCGGCGACGCCGGGCGCGCCCAGCCGCGGGCAGCCGGGGCAGGGCGGACGGTGCGGGCAGACGATGCTCGGCCCGCGCGACATGCCGGGCAGTGTGCCGACGCGTCGCGCGCGTGGTCAACCGTCGCGTCGCGTTGACATCGAGGGGGTCGTCCCCTACCTAGCGAGGCCATGCCCGATGCGGAGCGTCCGCCCGGCGAAGCGCCGTCGCGTGTGATCCCGCTCCGCTCCGGCCGCCGCGGAGGGCGCTTCGCTCCGCTGCCCTCCGCCGCCGACGTCGGACGCCGGCTGGCGGCGCTGGAGAAGCAGGTCGAGGAGGCGCTGGTCGACGCCGGTCGTGCGTCGGGCGCGGCCGAGGTCATCCAGACGGCGCTCGACGAGGCGCTCGCCGCATACTCGCAGGTGCGCCGCTGGGTGATGGGCGAGTCGAGCGACAACCCGCTCGGCGAGCTGTCGCGCCAGCTCTTCTACCATTGGTGGTGGCGCGTCGACGTGGTCGGGCTCGAGCGTCTGCCGCGGCGCGGGCGCGTGCTGGTGCTCGCGAACCGCTCGGGCGCGATGCTGCCCTACGAGGCGTTCATGGTGGCCGAGGCGGCCTCGGGCAGCGGCGTGGCGGTCGGTCGCACGGCGCACCCGCTGGTCGACGAGAGCCTGCTCGCGCTGCCCGTCGTCGGCGGCATGCTCAAGGGGCTCGGCGCCGAGCCGAACGACCCCGAGACGCTGCGTGCGCACCTCGAGGCCGACCATGCCGTGGTCGCCTTTCCCGAAGGCCCCGACGCGGTCGCCAAGCCCTGGGGACGGCGCTACCGGCTCGCGAGCTTCGCGCGCGGGCCGCTCTTCCGCACCGCGATCGAGACCGGCACGCCGATCGTGCCGGTGGCGGTGATCGGCTCGGAAGAGGTGCATCCGGTGCTCGCGCGCCTGGAGACGCTCGGCCGCGCGCTCGGCCTGCCCGCCGTGCCGATCACGCCGACGCTCGTGCCGCTGCCGACGAAGTGGACGCTGCTGGTCGGTGACCCGCTCGACCCGACCGAGCGCTACACCGCCGCCGACGCGCGCAACGCGAAGGCCGTGCGGACCCTGCGCGATCGCCTGCGCGAGCGGCTCCAGGGCCTGGTCTCCGACGGCGTGCGCCGCCGCCGCGGCTACTTCCTCTGAGCCATGCCGTTCGTCGTCGCGATCGACCAGGGCACCACCGGCTCGACCGTCCTGGTGCTCGACCGTGCGGGGCGCGTCGCCGGGCGCGCCTACCGCGAGTTCACGCAGTACTTCCCGAAGCCGGGCTGGGTCGAGCACGACGCCGAGGAGATCTGGCGCGTGACCCTCGCCGTGCTGCGCCAGGCGTGCCGGCGCGCGGGCGCGTCGGCGAAGGACGTCGCCGCCATCGGCATCACCAACCAGCGCGAGACCGTCGTCGTGTGGGACCGGCGCACCGGCCGTCCCATCCACCGCGCCATCGTCTGGCAGGACCGCCGCACCGCCGACTACTGCGAGTCGCTGCGCACCGCCGGCGCCGGCGATCTCGTCCGCCGCAAGACGGGTCTCGTCGTCGACCCGTACTTCAGCGGCACGAAGGTGCGCTGGCTGCTGCAGAACGTTCGCGGCGCCGACGAGCGCGCGGCC
Coding sequences within it:
- a CDS encoding MMPL family transporter, which encodes MSHPWLVLLVAALLTGVAGIGLRRLGFDNSSERLLVQDSPDADFLLDVRAAFGGDEILFVLLRAPDVTTPAAVRDLLRLDTALAKAPGVERVASLATLRWPWPSGDDVVVERLFASDGTPSDGAPLPAVLAHPIVAQTLLTPDRRVAAVLAFVRPRPEDPRFKGRLVAAVEQLIADLTPDLAPGSEVLLGGAPYGQVEIDALTRRDLRVLGSLAFLTMAAFLGLTYRGVAAVVLPLVTVVLSLAWTLGIAGAAGVSISVVTSTLVPLVLAVGTSYCVRVLSEFGRQQDLGMRGSAGVEAALREVGTTVMWCGAATALGFLPMCGSHIDVLRDLGLLAVTASGIAAALSLTVVPAVLTLVARRAPGERSHASMRPLLAAVHRLTDRHAAAVLATTALVVGLGAVGLRWVYVDQSPWDWFPDESPVARSTHLIDGQLGGVLPFSLVFRSPEGPWDPALLRAEDAVVEALRADPRVQTVTSAADLLRLTATAFEGPGAPLPGRADLIAQYALLYDFGDPATLAPWVHQESGRHHVLLRMAHAGTMEVEAFVARVEEHLRRLVPAPLEARLTGTGLLRVATAYEFTAGLVRELLLASLAMTVLLAVALRSPWLGLLALLPNLLPIVLIYGLLGWLGIPLNAATVTTGAAALGNAVDDTVQYLDRYRRLRGTLGPATREATLDAVGAPMIVSDVVLAAGFAVLLAASFVPVATLGLLGAAAMTLSLLANLLLLPALVTVWEHWRARR
- a CDS encoding glycosyltransferase produces the protein MRPLLVFVAGKDPLEEPGGGHSVYVRACARAAVRAGYAPQILCVGATARVRETDFGTIRRLRSPFRPLRQLMIPGHAPILARGLVTLAAARPGPVLAHGFGVWGAAAVDGCARLRRRGRTAVAVIGSYTTYRVESDSLVRGLRDAPVRVALGYRAQAAWARAVVHRYERAAYRGAARVFVNYESVRRLVLAEHGPTVRVERVAYGPESAFLPPPEPGAVPAEIAVLRPAGAPLVVSVARSHSRKGVDVLVDALALARDRGTPLRACLIGEGPLLADNRRRARALGLDGAVVLAGRVAEVEPYLRRADVFALASREEQSGALALLEALRAGLPIAASAVDGIPEDVRDGESALLVPPGDAPALASALVRLAADAALRRRLAAGAAAVYATRFAAEPFAASLGAAYAALGFPPS
- a CDS encoding DegT/DnrJ/EryC1/StrS family aminotransferase translates to MIAPQDLTPDELETIRHLVPDPEPVLGEPAGSADEPAPAAPLRVCETLLDGNERRYVLECFDTNMISSAGPFVRRFEEAFAEAVGCRHGVACSSGTAALHLALGAAGVGPGDEVLMPAFTMIATANAAALLGAVPVLVDAEPDTWNLDATRLAAKVTPRTRAIVPVHIYGHPCDMDAVHAVARRYRLVVVEDAAEAHGAMYRRRPAGSLGDVAAFSFYGNKVLTTGEGGMLTTNDAAVAARARELRALCFSTERHFWHRSVGFNYRMTNLQAAVGLAQTERLADLVARRRSNRDRYLAALADVPGLGLPVERPEVRNVFWMFGITVDAARFGCTRDELRRRLAARGIETRTFFVPLHVQPAYFRAHRGESYPVAERLGRTGLYLPSGPSLSDADVAYVAREIRRARR
- a CDS encoding NAD-dependent epimerase/dehydratase family protein produces the protein MKPTLVTGANGHVGNNVCRLLRARGEPVRAMMRDTADPAPVADLEVEIVRGDIRDPDAVARAMDGAGRVYHTAAGFLMWSPDPERDIVRASVDGTRHVLLAAARAGVEKVLYVSTSGTIGFEATPDRVRTELDHNTTPHTPYFRGKIAAEREAFEIAERTGMPVTAVNPGFILGPRFWKPSESTRQVVDFLNQGLPVWFESGFGTVDVEDVARGALLGMERGRDRERYILSGDNVTVKQLLDLAAELSGVPAPRLRMPAPLLRVLATGMELWGRASGTRPLLDRAQVDEFAGTFGFVSSAKAQQELGFTYRPVRDVVRRTVAWALDRGFVPPARRAALTPHPSLAGAY